A single genomic interval of Aedes aegypti strain LVP_AGWG chromosome 1, AaegL5.0 Primary Assembly, whole genome shotgun sequence harbors:
- the LOC110674465 gene encoding uncharacterized protein LOC110674465, with translation MKPVLVCTIVIFNIVLSVSSAEVYSIANQKGDYVRKEAIKADLPGVESVKVLKPGFPTTGSNSQNKEIGNINTIIKMPMISKTVLQPGGNMGARNSSGTIKGIIGRLTKPLQCFGSQPAVPLVDATGPLEGDGDSKFIKLPMRPVVISDAPKPSN, from the exons ATGAAGCCCGTCCTAGTTTGTACCATTGTGATCTTCAACATCGTGCTATCAGTTTCGAGTGCAGAAGTCTACAGCATTGCCAACCAAAAAGGGGACTACGTTCGAAAAGAAGCAATCAAGGCAGATCTGCCCGGAGTTGAAAGTGTAAAAGTATTAAAGCCCGGTTTTCCGACAACGGGGTCCAATTCTCAAAACAAG GAAATCGGTAACATCAACACGATAATCAAAATGCCTATGATATCGAAGACTGTTCTACAACCAGGGGGCAATATGGGAGCGCGAAATTCCTCCGGAACAATCAAGGGCATTATTGGGCGGCTCACCAAACCATTACAATGCTTCGGATCACAGCCAGCAGTGCCACTTGTGGACGCAACTGGGCCACTAGAGGGTGATGgggattcaaaatttattaaacTACCAATGAGACCTGTAGTAATTTCTGACGCACCTAAGCCGAGCAATTGA